One Vibrio penaeicida DNA segment encodes these proteins:
- a CDS encoding type I restriction enzyme subunit R domain-containing protein produces the protein MLCAGTPCKLAFDKYVSASSKNNSGYAGIRAMVAFSGEVEFNDADPDSAAFMDQKFTEHNMNPDLKGREMRKAFDSDDYQVMLVANKFQTGFDQPKLCAMYVDKKLAGVECVQTLSRLNRTYLGKAECGTFVLDFYNDPQDILDAFQPYYQVAELEDVSDPDKVFDLSEKLRSSGIFLWSEVEQFVDAFFTKNKSNAAISNICKPAIDRWRKRYTSAVEEYLHAKNVFERTKKTGDAVLIANAENAFKECKQEKDRLEIFKKDLGSFVRFYEFMSQIIDYDDIELEKLSLFARHLRPMLREKVIEEDELDLGNVVMSHYRLSKIRQQDIQLKENTPEYKLQPSNDVGTAKPKDKKEEFLSHIIERLNEVFVTDNLTDKDMINYAFTVRDKLTENETVMNQIANNTREQAMSGDFPRAIDDAIMNSNEAHQEQMMQLLSDPDKTKQFARVIFDMLSGVK, from the coding sequence TTGCTATGCGCAGGCACGCCTTGCAAGTTAGCATTTGATAAGTACGTTTCTGCTTCTTCTAAAAATAACAGCGGCTATGCTGGTATTCGAGCGATGGTCGCGTTCTCTGGCGAAGTGGAGTTTAACGATGCCGACCCTGACAGCGCCGCGTTTATGGATCAAAAGTTCACCGAGCACAACATGAACCCAGATCTTAAAGGTCGAGAGATGCGCAAAGCATTTGATAGCGATGACTATCAGGTGATGCTGGTGGCCAACAAGTTCCAAACGGGCTTTGATCAACCAAAACTCTGCGCCATGTATGTGGATAAGAAGCTCGCGGGCGTTGAGTGCGTACAGACGCTTTCACGCCTCAATCGTACTTATTTGGGCAAAGCGGAATGTGGCACTTTTGTGCTCGACTTCTACAACGACCCGCAGGACATTCTTGATGCTTTCCAGCCTTATTACCAAGTGGCAGAGCTGGAGGACGTGTCTGACCCTGATAAGGTTTTTGATCTCTCAGAGAAGTTACGTTCCAGCGGTATTTTCCTTTGGTCGGAGGTAGAACAGTTTGTTGATGCCTTCTTCACCAAGAACAAATCAAACGCAGCCATCAGCAATATCTGCAAACCAGCCATTGATCGTTGGCGTAAGCGTTATACCTCTGCGGTAGAAGAGTACCTTCACGCCAAGAACGTGTTTGAACGCACCAAGAAAACAGGCGATGCAGTATTAATCGCCAACGCGGAAAACGCTTTTAAAGAGTGTAAGCAAGAGAAAGACCGTCTTGAGATCTTCAAGAAGGACTTAGGCAGCTTTGTACGCTTCTATGAGTTTATGTCGCAGATTATTGATTACGACGATATAGAGCTGGAGAAACTGAGCCTGTTTGCGCGTCACTTACGCCCAATGCTGCGCGAGAAGGTTATTGAAGAGGATGAGCTTGATCTGGGCAACGTGGTCATGAGCCACTATCGCTTATCAAAAATCCGCCAGCAGGACATTCAGCTTAAGGAAAACACACCTGAATACAAACTCCAGCCAAGTAACGATGTTGGCACCGCCAAGCCAAAGGATAAGAAAGAAGAATTCCTGTCTCACATCATCGAGCGACTGAACGAAGTGTTCGTCACCGATAATCTCACCGACAAAGACATGATCAACTATGCCTTCACCGTGCGTGACAAGCTGACCGAGAACGAAACGGTGATGAACCAAATTGCTAACAATACCCGTGAACAAGCCATGTCGGGCGACTTCCCACGTGCGATTGATGATGCAATTATGAACAGCAACGAGGCGCATCAGGAACAAATGATGCAACTGCTGTCTGACCCAGACAAAACCAAGCAATTTGCGAGGGTGATTTTTGATATGTTGAGCGGGGTGAAGTAA
- a CDS encoding type I restriction-modification system subunit M, with protein MTNNNFSQTAAFIWSVADLLRGDFKQSQYGRVILPFTLLRRLECVLEPSKESVITEIPKVDALSKTMVSAGKDPIDENQREKMLLRATYDEKDRSKNLSFFNTSPMNLGKMGQSDIKANLRHYVQSFSKDAREIFEHFKFDEFVGLLEDANLLYKVVKKFATTDLSPKSISNHDMGLVFEELIRRFAESSNETAGEHFTPRDIVRLTTSLVFMEDDEALTKEGIIRTIYDPTAGTGGFLSSGMEYVHELNPKAVMRAFGQELNPESYAICKADMLIKGQDVSRIKLGNTLSNDQLPADKFDYMLSNPPFGVDWKKIEKEIKEEFEDGFDGRFGAGLPRVSDGSLLFLMHLINKMRPISPLKEKSVDNPVTDGGRIGIILNGSPLFTGGAGSGESEIRRYILEADLLEAIVALPTDMFYNTGIATYVWVLTNKKDPERKGKVQLIDGSNLCGKMRKSLGSKRNVMSDDDIKTITRTFGDFEVVDARALDKPTEQKSSRGRQAVNPKAETPKTFASKIFDTHEFGYRRLTIERPLRLSAQITDVAVESLRFAPKPFNAVMQAVFEQFGTEWDDNSYGTLIEVEAEVRALIKADFPELKEKQIKDVLNSKLWLSQKALMDAAKALQVAVGVNLGGKHQQSDDFNQFELTLKGALKSTSIKFDAKQKKQFIDAVTWKNQDAEPVIKKVLKEDAQPLYGAFGYKGKVVEFQQDGDLRDNENVPLDPSVTTSNLIESYFKREVQPHVADAWINADKRDDKDNEIGVVGYEIPFNRHFYVYQPPRALEAIDADLDAVSGDIMKLLQEVHS; from the coding sequence ATGACCAACAACAACTTCTCCCAAACCGCTGCCTTTATCTGGTCGGTGGCTGACTTGCTTCGCGGTGACTTCAAACAATCTCAATACGGTCGTGTGATCCTACCGTTTACCCTGCTTCGTCGTCTTGAGTGTGTGCTTGAACCAAGTAAAGAATCGGTAATTACGGAAATACCAAAGGTTGATGCGTTGAGTAAAACAATGGTTTCCGCTGGCAAAGATCCTATTGACGAAAACCAACGTGAAAAGATGTTGTTACGCGCAACGTATGATGAAAAAGATCGCTCCAAAAACCTTTCTTTCTTCAATACTTCGCCAATGAACCTTGGCAAAATGGGGCAGAGCGATATAAAAGCCAATCTTCGCCATTATGTACAGTCATTTTCCAAAGATGCGCGTGAAATCTTCGAGCATTTCAAGTTCGATGAGTTTGTTGGTCTGCTGGAAGATGCCAACCTGCTTTACAAAGTGGTGAAGAAGTTTGCCACCACCGACCTTAGCCCCAAAAGCATTTCTAACCACGATATGGGCTTGGTGTTTGAAGAGTTGATCCGCCGCTTTGCGGAAAGTTCGAATGAAACCGCAGGTGAACACTTTACCCCGCGTGACATCGTGCGCCTGACCACCTCATTGGTGTTTATGGAAGACGATGAAGCCCTCACCAAAGAGGGCATAATTCGCACCATCTACGACCCAACCGCGGGTACTGGCGGTTTCCTCTCTTCAGGCATGGAATACGTGCACGAACTCAACCCTAAAGCGGTGATGCGTGCGTTTGGTCAGGAGCTAAACCCAGAGTCTTACGCTATCTGTAAGGCCGATATGCTGATCAAAGGGCAAGATGTTAGCCGAATCAAACTGGGTAACACCTTATCTAACGATCAACTGCCAGCCGACAAGTTTGACTACATGCTGTCTAACCCGCCGTTTGGCGTCGACTGGAAAAAGATCGAAAAAGAGATAAAGGAAGAGTTTGAAGACGGTTTTGATGGACGTTTTGGTGCGGGCTTACCGCGAGTTTCTGACGGCTCGCTACTGTTCTTGATGCACCTTATCAACAAAATGCGCCCCATCTCTCCGCTAAAAGAGAAGAGCGTTGATAACCCAGTCACCGATGGTGGGCGTATTGGCATCATCTTGAACGGCTCGCCGCTGTTCACAGGTGGCGCAGGTAGCGGTGAAAGCGAAATCCGTCGCTACATTTTAGAAGCTGACCTGCTTGAAGCCATTGTCGCGCTGCCAACCGACATGTTCTACAACACAGGCATTGCGACCTATGTTTGGGTTCTGACCAACAAGAAAGACCCAGAACGCAAAGGCAAAGTGCAGCTTATCGATGGTTCCAACCTATGCGGGAAAATGCGTAAATCTCTCGGTTCAAAGCGCAACGTGATGAGTGATGACGATATCAAAACCATCACTCGCACCTTTGGTGACTTTGAAGTGGTTGACGCTCGTGCCCTAGACAAACCTACCGAGCAAAAGTCGAGCCGTGGTCGTCAAGCCGTGAACCCGAAAGCGGAAACACCAAAAACCTTCGCTAGTAAAATTTTCGACACCCACGAGTTTGGCTACCGTCGCTTAACCATCGAGCGCCCGCTGCGTCTGTCTGCGCAAATCACAGATGTTGCTGTGGAATCACTGCGCTTTGCACCTAAACCATTTAACGCAGTGATGCAGGCTGTCTTTGAGCAGTTTGGCACTGAATGGGATGACAACAGTTATGGCACACTGATTGAAGTAGAAGCCGAAGTGCGTGCGCTGATTAAAGCGGATTTCCCAGAGCTGAAAGAAAAGCAAATCAAAGACGTGCTGAACAGCAAACTGTGGCTAAGCCAAAAAGCCTTGATGGATGCAGCGAAAGCCCTGCAAGTTGCGGTTGGCGTTAACCTTGGCGGAAAGCACCAGCAATCCGACGATTTCAATCAGTTTGAACTGACACTGAAAGGTGCGCTCAAGAGCACCAGCATCAAGTTCGATGCCAAGCAGAAGAAACAGTTTATAGATGCGGTAACGTGGAAGAACCAAGACGCCGAGCCTGTGATCAAAAAAGTGCTAAAAGAAGACGCACAACCGCTTTACGGTGCTTTTGGCTACAAAGGTAAGGTTGTTGAGTTCCAACAAGATGGCGACCTGCGTGATAACGAGAACGTGCCACTTGACCCGTCAGTGACAACATCAAACCTAATTGAAAGCTACTTCAAGCGTGAAGTGCAGCCACACGTTGCTGATGCGTGGATCAACGCGGATAAGCGTGATGACAAAGACAATGAGATTGGCGTGGTGGGGTATGAAATTCCATTCAACCGCCATTTCTATGTTTACCAACCACCGCGTGCGCTGGAAGCAATTGATGCCGATTTGGATGCGGTAAGTGGCGACATTATGAAGCTACTGCAAGAGGTGCACTCCTGA
- the hipB gene encoding type II toxin-antitoxin system antitoxin HipB, which translates to MIYSPKQLADLMLLIRQKNGWTQSELAKRVGIKQATISNFENNPNKTTLSTFFKLAQAMDLTFSIQEKTQVTSLDENDDESW; encoded by the coding sequence ATGATATATAGCCCAAAGCAATTGGCAGACTTGATGCTCTTAATACGTCAAAAGAACGGATGGACTCAATCAGAGTTAGCAAAAAGAGTAGGTATAAAACAAGCGACGATCTCGAACTTCGAGAACAACCCAAACAAAACAACACTTTCAACTTTCTTTAAACTTGCTCAAGCAATGGATCTAACATTCAGTATCCAAGAAAAAACCCAGGTCACTTCGTTAGATGAAAATGATGATGAGAGTTGGTAA
- a CDS encoding SWIM zinc finger family protein has translation MNKKSANSIELSDLIPLCEASTLQKGIALSKKGAVRKIKVTGDKASAMVKGTYDYHVSLDVSDSIWAECDCPAAQYQRLCKHAVALAISLQAYEDVQSAENERTIIKAYLKSLGEDAVLEQLLDYLEEDEGKWQTLLTTITLRQNPASYSELKKRITQALPREQIWDWRASSDYFMAAEDQLAIIVESMQALTAEQQWKLISYLVERLNSVLGHIDDSNGDRFGIEALINSHMPRIFSELNWSEQVKAQWMFERLTSYEFDVFPSIEEHFKEVWQHNTHFLALCREAIEKASKTDDEAWNLRRYAKPLIEQSSDWREVVEIKQKIARTCRDYLEIVDIFIDHKEPLEGEFWLAKAKKIATNYEQEACHQMQFKLYIEQGEIASAWALGNRLFEQSAAFSRYQQLALFKKNYAIEDSGFLARAEQTLKAAYPASQGGRVVFKGLDDLLEFYMEQEEWHKACDWVATRRVSSDVLLKLADSIVEDMPTQTLSYYLRAVVVQIEQTNNDGYAAAIRLLNHVESLLKPHPETLSSFYAEVSSLANTYKRKRNMLKLFQQHYGAYL, from the coding sequence ATGAACAAAAAAAGTGCCAACTCAATTGAACTGTCCGACCTGATTCCACTGTGTGAAGCCAGCACATTACAAAAGGGCATAGCGTTGTCGAAAAAAGGAGCAGTACGCAAGATCAAGGTGACAGGCGATAAGGCAAGTGCGATGGTGAAAGGCACGTACGATTATCACGTAAGCCTCGATGTGAGTGATTCGATTTGGGCAGAATGCGATTGCCCAGCGGCGCAATATCAAAGGTTATGCAAACACGCGGTTGCTCTCGCCATTAGCCTGCAAGCTTATGAAGATGTACAGAGTGCCGAGAATGAACGCACCATAATAAAAGCGTATCTCAAGAGCTTGGGAGAAGATGCGGTATTAGAACAATTGCTCGATTACCTTGAAGAAGACGAAGGGAAGTGGCAAACATTGCTAACGACAATCACCCTCCGCCAGAACCCAGCCAGTTATAGCGAATTGAAAAAACGGATCACTCAAGCCTTGCCACGCGAGCAAATATGGGATTGGCGGGCGAGCAGTGACTATTTCATGGCAGCTGAAGATCAACTGGCCATTATTGTTGAATCTATGCAAGCCTTAACGGCAGAGCAACAATGGAAGTTGATTTCTTACCTCGTGGAACGGCTAAATAGCGTGCTCGGACACATCGACGATTCGAATGGCGACCGCTTTGGAATCGAAGCGCTCATCAATTCACACATGCCCCGTATATTCTCGGAACTGAATTGGAGCGAACAAGTCAAAGCGCAATGGATGTTTGAACGCCTTACGAGTTACGAATTTGATGTGTTCCCTAGTATAGAAGAGCATTTCAAAGAAGTTTGGCAGCACAATACTCACTTTTTGGCGTTATGCCGCGAAGCCATAGAGAAAGCATCAAAGACAGATGACGAGGCATGGAATCTTAGGCGTTATGCCAAACCCTTAATCGAACAATCGTCAGACTGGCGAGAAGTAGTAGAAATAAAACAAAAAATAGCACGAACATGCCGCGATTACCTCGAAATAGTGGATATCTTTATTGACCATAAAGAACCCTTAGAAGGGGAGTTTTGGTTAGCCAAAGCAAAGAAAATAGCCACGAATTATGAGCAAGAAGCGTGTCATCAAATGCAATTCAAGCTCTATATCGAACAAGGGGAAATCGCCTCCGCGTGGGCGTTAGGGAACCGCCTGTTCGAGCAAAGTGCAGCGTTCTCACGTTACCAACAACTGGCTCTGTTCAAAAAAAATTACGCCATAGAAGATTCCGGCTTTCTCGCCCGTGCAGAGCAAACCTTAAAAGCCGCTTACCCAGCCTCTCAAGGAGGAAGAGTGGTGTTTAAAGGGCTCGACGATTTATTAGAATTTTATATGGAGCAAGAGGAATGGCACAAAGCGTGCGATTGGGTGGCAACGCGCCGAGTTTCATCGGACGTGTTATTAAAATTGGCCGACAGCATAGTCGAAGACATGCCAACCCAAACATTGAGTTACTACTTGCGTGCTGTGGTAGTTCAGATTGAACAGACCAATAACGACGGGTACGCCGCCGCCATTCGGTTACTCAATCACGTTGAATCCTTGCTTAAACCGCACCCAGAAACATTGTCGTCTTTTTATGCTGAGGTATCGTCGTTAGCCAATACCTATAAACGCAAGCGCAATATGCTCAAGCTATTCCAGCAACATTATGGTGCGTATTTGTAG
- a CDS encoding Ig-like domain-containing protein, with protein MDSKVNVLKRVGRFKRSRLAMACLGSTVLLTGCIFDDDVSPTVGGESNVSTPIQTSLPITSGLPIHLVVNNGANQDSVGGLDVSAQFQMEGQDTNVDISIIDSDGIVVAGYKDGGSYVSGDMKIPSSGFLPLTLKSDNLKKEDNSSATLSLVVSGDGFFSNAATYDLLSSDTSLQNRVEVLPKSTSSDFAGAFAEETVWLSGNVVTQQVVINTPIKPTSSLAGQILDNAQISIDIPANTEFFDSNGNPFEPTGAVKASAVLVSADPKNLSNSTNNPLFAFPGGLQVSGLEGATPSDLNNDSEFSFISAGFVAIEIKDSLGNQVSQFGGDGINLNFEVPKSTVHPNTSQPIKLEDGSIPLWSYNENTAKWSYEGEALITAENANTFSVVKKITHLSYYNLDWYGTNRCKLDVDVLDKDGQPNNQRLRLSYARKDGGWAYKPSGWGNDLDKLNIQRVPAFAGTFDLLDSIGNSLLASIEVDGQSIAVGTGEKGVNLDDFCFGKTNDASKSFTAHLNIKNPPRINLKPSVELVCPTDTTKTASANSGRYYLYEGYSYIQRGQVTNGELDLQNLTENAQYKLYYYGNNTRGRLEFTASDSLTSLQINDLSLCPTVNQTLHTRLVCLDSNQTVIKQKPAPLSRYWAYDESYSQYMQGSTNDNGNATLDKIVEGVNYYARAYLRENNRWYYGRLSTPFVGSSSQTATVDMKLRSTDSFCTTDEPVDYAQTELSGSATSANANGTEKVTITVQEKDQYGNSLGSNTGTLTLSASPSNGVTIENTQSNGDGTYTADVSSSVASNVVISGSIDGNAISDTASIDFVQALDVSQTVYTLSSTSVSANGSDEVTATVTLKDFEGQAFEPASGTVSFATTGTANGSGATHQGGGVYTEAFTSTTSGSVTITPRLDSTDLSSAQTVTFTAALDVSQTTLALSTNTVDADGTSTVTATVTLKDYAGQAFEPASGTVSLVTDGSVTSSAVTAQGDGVYVVTLTSTSAGSVTITPRLDSTDLSSAQTVTFTAALDVSQTTLALSTNSVDADGTSTVTATVTLKDYAGQAFVPASGTVSFTTTGTANGSGATHQGGGIYTEAFTSTTAGTVTITPKLDSIDLAAAQSVTFTSAGPDLAQSTITANSSATKVNNALQLTVTLKKADGSNYGQSGGTLALSSSPSGITESVVDNGDGTYTATINSSTATDYVITANVGGNNLTNTVSVAFTQVDVGNVEMTSNVTIPNGGSGQISVVLKQSDGSDVGHGGHTVAIATASSVFASAATTDNGDGSYALNVTCNLTGFTAPITVEVDNSSIGTFMLTCSS; from the coding sequence ATGGATAGCAAAGTAAATGTATTGAAGAGAGTTGGAAGGTTTAAGCGCTCTCGATTGGCAATGGCGTGTTTGGGAAGTACGGTACTGCTAACAGGGTGTATTTTCGATGATGATGTAAGTCCAACAGTCGGTGGTGAGTCGAATGTTTCTACCCCTATTCAAACGAGCTTGCCAATAACGAGTGGGCTGCCCATCCATCTTGTTGTGAACAATGGTGCAAACCAAGATTCTGTAGGTGGGCTAGATGTCAGTGCACAATTCCAAATGGAAGGGCAAGATACCAATGTAGACATTTCTATCATCGACTCTGACGGGATAGTTGTGGCTGGTTATAAGGATGGCGGTAGTTATGTTTCTGGTGATATGAAAATTCCATCTTCAGGCTTTTTACCCCTAACACTAAAGTCCGATAATTTAAAGAAAGAAGACAATTCATCTGCCACTTTGAGTCTTGTCGTTTCGGGTGATGGTTTTTTCTCCAATGCGGCAACGTACGATCTTTTGTCTTCAGATACTTCTCTTCAAAACCGAGTAGAAGTCCTTCCTAAATCGACTTCTTCTGACTTCGCTGGTGCGTTTGCTGAAGAAACCGTGTGGCTCAGTGGGAATGTAGTTACTCAGCAAGTTGTGATCAATACGCCTATAAAACCAACCTCCAGTCTGGCTGGGCAAATTCTTGATAATGCACAGATTTCAATTGATATCCCCGCGAATACGGAGTTTTTTGATAGTAACGGGAATCCATTTGAACCGACTGGAGCGGTAAAAGCATCTGCTGTTTTGGTTTCTGCTGATCCTAAAAACCTTTCAAATAGCACGAACAACCCTTTATTTGCGTTCCCAGGTGGGCTCCAGGTTAGTGGCCTTGAAGGGGCGACACCGTCAGATTTAAATAACGATTCTGAATTCAGCTTTATCAGTGCAGGGTTTGTCGCCATCGAAATCAAAGACAGCTTAGGAAATCAAGTTTCTCAGTTTGGTGGCGATGGGATAAACCTAAACTTTGAAGTACCGAAAAGTACGGTTCACCCGAACACATCTCAACCTATAAAGTTGGAAGATGGATCCATCCCATTATGGAGCTACAACGAAAATACAGCTAAATGGTCTTATGAAGGTGAAGCGCTGATTACAGCTGAAAACGCCAATACATTTAGTGTGGTGAAAAAGATAACGCACTTGTCTTATTACAACCTTGATTGGTATGGAACAAACAGATGTAAGCTCGATGTAGATGTTTTAGACAAAGACGGACAACCCAACAATCAGAGGTTGCGCTTGTCTTATGCTCGTAAGGATGGCGGTTGGGCCTACAAGCCGTCAGGGTGGGGGAATGATTTAGACAAATTGAACATTCAGAGAGTCCCTGCCTTTGCTGGTACCTTCGATTTATTGGACAGCATCGGAAACAGTCTTTTGGCATCCATAGAAGTGGATGGGCAAAGTATCGCAGTTGGAACTGGTGAAAAAGGTGTTAATCTCGACGATTTCTGTTTTGGTAAAACGAACGATGCATCAAAGTCATTCACTGCGCACTTAAACATCAAGAACCCTCCAAGAATAAACCTTAAGCCAAGTGTGGAGTTGGTTTGCCCAACGGACACAACCAAGACAGCAAGCGCAAACAGTGGGCGTTATTATTTGTATGAGGGCTACTCATATATTCAGCGCGGACAGGTAACGAATGGCGAGTTAGATTTACAGAATTTAACTGAAAACGCACAATATAAGTTGTATTACTACGGCAATAATACTCGAGGCAGATTAGAGTTTACAGCGTCTGATTCACTGACCTCACTTCAAATTAATGACCTATCACTTTGCCCGACAGTGAATCAAACCTTGCATACACGACTCGTCTGTTTGGACAGCAATCAAACGGTTATCAAGCAGAAACCCGCGCCTCTAAGCCGCTATTGGGCATATGATGAAAGCTATTCGCAGTATATGCAAGGAAGCACCAATGACAATGGTAATGCGACGCTAGATAAGATTGTTGAAGGGGTAAACTACTATGCGAGAGCTTATTTAAGAGAAAATAACCGATGGTACTACGGTCGCTTATCTACTCCGTTTGTCGGTAGTAGCTCGCAAACGGCGACAGTGGATATGAAGCTTAGAAGCACCGATTCCTTCTGTACAACGGACGAGCCCGTAGATTATGCACAGACTGAGTTGTCGGGCTCTGCGACATCGGCAAACGCGAATGGCACGGAAAAAGTTACGATTACTGTTCAAGAAAAAGACCAATATGGGAATTCACTAGGGAGTAATACCGGAACTCTAACTCTTAGTGCTTCTCCTTCAAATGGAGTGACGATTGAAAATACTCAATCCAATGGTGACGGTACGTATACAGCGGATGTATCTTCATCGGTTGCCAGCAATGTGGTGATATCTGGAAGTATTGATGGTAATGCAATTTCTGATACTGCCTCGATTGATTTCGTACAAGCTCTCGATGTGAGCCAAACGGTTTATACATTAAGCTCTACCAGCGTGAGTGCGAATGGATCGGATGAAGTGACTGCCACGGTAACTCTAAAAGATTTTGAAGGGCAGGCATTTGAACCAGCAAGCGGAACCGTGAGTTTTGCTACTACAGGCACAGCGAATGGTTCTGGCGCAACGCATCAAGGTGGCGGGGTTTATACTGAAGCATTTACATCGACAACATCGGGTTCGGTCACGATAACACCTCGATTGGACAGCACTGACCTAAGTTCTGCTCAAACCGTTACCTTTACAGCAGCGTTAGATGTTAGCCAAACAACCCTTGCACTAAGTACTAACACTGTAGATGCAGATGGCACAAGCACCGTTACTGCAACCGTTACACTAAAGGATTACGCAGGACAAGCTTTTGAACCAGCAAGCGGAACGGTGAGCTTGGTAACAGATGGAAGCGTAACGTCTTCCGCAGTAACAGCTCAAGGAGATGGTGTGTATGTTGTGACTTTAACTTCAACGAGCGCTGGCTCGGTCACGATAACACCTAGATTGGACAGCACGGATCTTAGCTCTGCTCAAACCGTTACCTTTACAGCAGCGTTAGATGTGAGCCAAACAACCCTTGCACTAAGTACTAACAGTGTAGATGCAGATGGCACAAGTACCGTTACTGCAACCGTTACACTAAAGGATTACGCAGGACAAGCTTTTGTCCCAGCGAGTGGAACGGTGAGCTTTACGACTACAGGCACCGCGAATGGTTCTGGCGCAACGCATCAAGGTGGCGGGATTTATACTGAAGCATTTACATCGACAACGGCAGGTACAGTAACAATCACGCCAAAACTGGATAGCATTGATTTAGCAGCTGCACAGTCTGTGACCTTTACGTCTGCAGGACCCGATTTGGCTCAGTCGACGATTACAGCAAACAGTTCTGCAACCAAAGTGAACAACGCTTTACAGTTAACAGTGACGTTGAAAAAGGCTGATGGTTCAAATTATGGTCAAAGTGGTGGTACGTTAGCACTCTCGTCCTCACCTTCTGGAATCACTGAAAGTGTAGTGGATAATGGAGACGGTACTTACACCGCGACTATTAACAGCTCAACGGCGACTGATTACGTCATTACCGCAAACGTAGGGGGTAACAACTTAACGAATACCGTGAGCGTTGCCTTTACTCAAGTCGATGTAGGGAATGTGGAAATGACCTCTAATGTCACCATACCTAATGGTGGTTCAGGTCAAATATCAGTTGTGCTGAAGCAGTCTGATGGCAGCGATGTAGGGCACGGTGGGCACACGGTTGCGATTGCGACAGCCAGCTCTGTATTCGCCTCAGCAGCAACTACGGATAATGGTGATGGGTCTTATGCGTTAAACGTGACATGTAACTTAACGGGCTTTACTGCACCAATCACTGTTGAAGTCGATAACAGCAGCATAGGTACGTTTATGCTGACTTGTAGCTCTTAA
- a CDS encoding RnfH family protein, which translates to MSRVPNMIHVEVVYALPQEQRVITLAVEAEMTVQEIIEQSGVLDIYPEIDLAKNKVGIFSRNIKLNSTVLDRDRIEIYRPLLADPKEIRRKRAEQAKKQAEAEKSK; encoded by the coding sequence ATGAGCAGAGTACCAAACATGATTCACGTCGAAGTGGTTTATGCGTTGCCGCAAGAGCAGCGAGTGATAACCTTAGCCGTAGAGGCGGAAATGACGGTTCAAGAAATCATTGAGCAATCTGGCGTGTTGGATATTTACCCCGAAATCGATCTCGCAAAAAACAAAGTAGGCATTTTTAGTCGCAACATAAAGCTAAATTCTACGGTGTTAGACAGAGATCGCATCGAAATATACCGACCGCTTTTAGCCGATCCCAAAGAGATACGTCGGAAAAGGGCAGAGCAAGCGAAGAAACAAGCAGAAGCTGAAAAGTCCAAATAA
- the smpB gene encoding SsrA-binding protein SmpB, with product MAKKNSKPKAGSNTIAQNKRARHEYFIDDEIEAGLELQGWEVKSLRQGKANIAESYVYIRDGEAFISGVTITPLQQACTHTVANPTRVRKLLMSRREIDNLFGRVNREGMTLVATAMYWSRSWVKMKVGVAKGKKLHDKRTDMKEKDWARDKARVMKSNLR from the coding sequence ATGGCAAAGAAAAATTCAAAACCAAAAGCAGGTAGCAATACCATTGCTCAAAACAAACGAGCTCGCCACGAATATTTCATCGACGACGAAATCGAAGCTGGCCTAGAACTTCAGGGATGGGAAGTCAAATCTCTGCGTCAAGGCAAAGCCAATATCGCCGAAAGCTATGTATATATCCGCGATGGTGAGGCATTTATTAGTGGAGTGACAATCACCCCGCTACAACAAGCATGTACTCATACCGTTGCAAACCCTACCCGCGTGCGTAAACTGCTGATGTCACGTCGTGAAATCGACAACCTATTTGGCAGAGTAAACCGCGAAGGTATGACCTTGGTTGCCACCGCTATGTATTGGTCCCGCTCTTGGGTCAAAATGAAAGTGGGTGTCGCGAAGGGTAAAAAACTGCACGATAAACGTACTGATATGAAAGAAAAAGATTGGGCTCGCGATAAAGCTCGCGTTATGAAGAGCAATTTGCGCTAA
- a CDS encoding SRPBCC family protein codes for MPQVTRSALVPFSAEQMYSLVNDVASYPSFLPGCSGSRIIENSESSMVASVDVSKAGISKTFTTSNQLEAGRKILMQLVDGPFKQLHGGWEFTPLDETACKVELKLEFEFTSKLVEMAFGKIFNELTSNMVNAFTQRAKQVYV; via the coding sequence ATGCCGCAAGTAACCCGCAGCGCCCTAGTGCCATTTAGCGCTGAGCAGATGTATAGCCTTGTAAATGATGTAGCCAGTTACCCAAGCTTTTTGCCAGGTTGCTCTGGTTCTCGAATTATTGAAAACTCTGAATCGAGCATGGTGGCATCCGTGGATGTGTCAAAAGCAGGCATCAGTAAAACGTTTACAACATCGAATCAGTTAGAAGCTGGACGAAAAATTTTGATGCAGCTGGTGGATGGTCCATTTAAGCAGCTTCATGGTGGTTGGGAATTTACTCCGCTGGATGAAACAGCATGCAAGGTTGAGTTGAAACTAGAATTTGAATTCACTAGCAAACTGGTTGAAATGGCATTTGGTAAAATTTTCAATGAGCTGACTAGTAATATGGTGAACGCGTTTACACAGCGTGCAAAGCAGGTATATGTGTAA